TTGAGGGCTGGGTAGTGTTAGACACGCGCGATTTTATTGGTCCACGTATTTATTTAATTCCCCAACTTATTTTTACCCGTCCCCACTTAAAAAACCCGACCCATCCCAAACAAAATACCCACTACGGTTCCCAATCGTCATTTTCCCCTTTCCAATACAGATCCAAACCTCCAAACCGATCATTGCAAAGTTAAAAATCCAAAAAATACGTAAATCTTGTCGTTTTTGAGTGATATTGAAGATTAGTTATCCACAAAGGTACACGATTGTTGTTGTTCTCGTTAGGGTTTGTCTAGATTTGATGATACTGTTTTTCAGTTGTAAAAAACTtatctttaacttttttttttgtgtaaatgGTAACTGAATCTTGtaatttttcatttatttttaattttaggtTTTGTGAAGAAAATGGACGATGTGTTTGTGACTTTGAGGTTTAACCACGGAGGTAATTTAGAAAAAAAACCTCGTAGTAAGTATGTTAGAGGTAGTGTGCCAGAttattttgatgttgatcttgatAAATTCTCTTATTTTGAGCTTGTTTACTATGTTAAAGAAATCGGTTATAATGTTTCATCTTGTTGTGTATATATTAGACCACCTAAATGTCGATATTTAGTAGAAGTTAAAAGTGATAGAGATATTATTGGTATTGCACCTCAATTAAAAAATGGAGATATTGTTGTAATTTTTATGACTCATCTTGTTGAGGAACCTATTGTGGTCCCCCCTGCTCTTCCACCTATTACCCTTGTGGGTGGGGAATCTTTTACTGCTTTTGATAACCCCACATGTGAAGATAGAAATGAAAAGGTTGGGGCAGGTGAGGATAGTCAAACATTTGGGGGTAGTGAAGGCTTAGAGTTTCAAGAGGCTACTGGTCTTGATGAACCCTTGGGTGGGACTTCAGCTGTTACTACAGCTACTGCaactgatgatgataatgattgtGACTTAAAAAGTGAGAGTGAATCTGAGGAGTCTGACAATGTAGTGGTAGAggaaggtgaagaagaagaatttgATAGTGATGTCCATGAAGAGGATAGGAATCTAAGGAAAGATAGGGTGGctctaaaataaaaataaataaaataaggcTAAGAGATCTGAAGAGATAGATTTAGGGCCAAAGGGTGTAGATATGGGACATGATGAATATTTATCTAGTAGTAAGAGTACATTTGAAGGAAAATTGGGTGGGGATGAGCCATTTTATGACTCAGATGATCTAGGTAGCTTTGAAATAGAGActgatgatgaaattgatgacGAAGATGTGGTTGAAAAGCCTACTAAAAAACTAAGGAGACCAGAATAGAAATAGAGTTATTTTTTATCCTAAGTGTAGAGAAATAGTTTGGGAGACTGGTCTTGCATTTGAAAGTGCTAAACATTTTAGGAAAGCACTTACTAGGTATGTAGTTCAAGAACATGTAGATTTGGATAAATATGTCAATGAACCAAATAGGGTGAGGGTAAAGTGTACTGCTGGCTGTCCATAATTATTGCTTGCCAGTTTTGATTCTAGAACAAAAGATTTTGTTGTCAAGAATTATAATGTTGTTCACAAGTGCAATGGCACAACAAAGAACAAGTTGGTAAATTCTTTGTATATTTCAGAAAGGTACAAGGACAGAATTATTTGTGAACCTGGCATTAGAATTTTTGAGCTTCAAAATTTAGTAAGAAAGGAATTAGAGGTGTATATTGGTAGGACTGTGGCAAGAAAAGCCAGAAGCATTGTTTTGAAACAAATCATGGGTGACAATGTAGAGGAGTTCAAAAGAATTTTGGATTATAGGGTTGAGCTTTTAAGGACTAATCCAGGTAGCACATGTGTGGTTAGGCTGAGTGAAGAAAATTTTGAAGGTGGAGTAAAAAGGTTTCAGTCCTTTTACATATGTTTTGATGCCATGAAGAAGGCATTCAAGGATGGTTGTAGAAGGGAAATTGGGTTGGATGGGTGTTTTTTAAAAGGTGTTAGTAAAAGGCAAATGCTTGTGGCTGTTTGTAAAGATGGGAACAACCAGATGCTACCACTGGCTTGGGTAGTGGTTGAAGTTGAGAATGCTTTTACTTGGAGATGGTTTGTAaacattctaaggcatgatcttgAGCTTAGAGATGGGACTGGTTTGACAACTCTTTCAGATATGCAAAAGGTAATGTATTCTTGGTTATTGATTTCTGAATTTTTTTCATTCTCTTTAACTTTTGCTGCTCTACTGTTACCTAAATTTTGTTTTTTACATGTTATTGTAGGGTTTGGATATAGCCATTAAGGATCTGCTGCCAAATGCAGAACAAAGAATGTGTGCAAGACATGTGCTTACtaatttttccaaaaaatggAAAGGCATAGAGATTAGAAACTGTTATGGAGATGTGCTAACTCCACATATGAGCAGGAGTTTCAACAAAATTTGGATCATATGGAGAAGTTAGGTTATGTAataaatggagatttgttgtatTACGACATAGATAGGTGGTCCAAGGTCTACTTTAAATACCTCAGCTGTTGTGATAGTGTTGACAACAACATGGCCGAGAGTTTTAATTCTTGGATTTTTGGGCCAAGGCACAAGACCATTATCACAATGCTTGAGGAAATTAGGGTCAAAATGATGATAAGGGCACGACAACTAAGAGAGTTTTCTGAGACTTGGATAGCAAACATCAACCCAATGGCTTTGAAGGTATTGCAAGAGAATACATCAAAGTCAATGAAGTGTACTCTTGAATGGAATGGTGAATATGGCTTTGAGGTCAAGGACAGCTGGGGTAATAAATTCATAGTAAATCTGAACAGCAATACCTGCACTTGTAGATCTTGGATGCTGAAAGGTACTCCCTGCTGTCATGCCATAGCTGCACCTCATTTCAGAAAATTGGAACCTATTTACTATGTTGCACATTGGTACACTAAGGACACTTACCTTAAAATATACAACTCATTCATTCAACCTGTTACTAATATGGCAATGTGACCAAAGTCAAGCAATCCTCCTGTCCTCCCACCTGAGATTAAAAAGCTGCCAAGTAGGCCAAAAAAGTGTAGAAGAAAGGAGCAGACAGAAAACAAGACAGGGAAGCTGTCAAAAAGAGGTGTTAGAGATGACCTGCAGCTTGTTCCATGCAAAGGGTCACAATAAGAAGGGTTGTACTATGATTCCACAACCTGTCAGAGGCAGAGGAATGGCAATGGGGAGAGGGACAAGTACTAGTTCAACAAGGTCAAGTGTTGGTTCTTCTACAGTACCAAGTAATTCCCAACCAAGTAGAGGAAGGGGAAGACCAAGAGGTTCTACCAAACAGGTAAAAAATTTCCTTGCTATTTACTAGTTGATTAAATATTACAGTCTTATATTTAGTCTAACTACTTAAATATGAATTAGGCCAGGGTTGTTGCATTTCAATCTGGAAGGGGTACATGACAATCGTCTACATGACATGTATTACTTAGCTTGTTAAATTACCATTTAATCAATTTTAAAATTCTAAGTGTTTGACACCTTAAATGTGACTTAGGCTTCTGATGCAAGTGCAACCGTTATTGGAAGAGGGGCACCCTTTAAGAGGCAGAGAGTTGTGGGAATAGGAGTGCTTCAGACCCAAAGTGATTTCAAAATTGTCAATGTAAGTTTGCAACCTCATTAACCATTTAATGCAAACAATCTTGCCTAATGGAAATCTATTTTATTAATGCAGCCTGGAATGACAAATCAGTCTGCAACCATGCCTATGAATTCAGTAGTAGTCACTGGTAGTCTTGGATATCACAAACCAAGACCTGGAGGACTAAAATGGAAAAGAATTCCAGCTATAACACAATAAGGTCTTCAACAAATGAGTGGACAAAAGAGAATGAATAAAAGGGCCAAAATTGCTGAGTTGAACTCTTTAAGTCAAACAAGTTCATCAACTGCCCAGAAATGAAATGGAGAAATGAAGTTGAATTAGTTTAGTCCTGTATGTGTATGTCTTTGGTACTGACTGTTATGCAACAGTGACTGCAGGTTTTAGTGTTGAATTTGTGAAACAATTATGGTACATTTGTCAATTATGTTTTTGTGAAACATATTAAGCAGATATGACTGCAATGTTGCCGTGTATTGACATTGTATTATTGTAAT
The sequence above is a segment of the Lycium barbarum isolate Lr01 chromosome 6, ASM1917538v2, whole genome shotgun sequence genome. Coding sequences within it:
- the LOC132644569 gene encoding uncharacterized protein LOC132644569; amino-acid sequence: MGHDEYLSSSKSTFEGKLGGDEPFYDSDDLGSFEIETDDEIDDEDVCREIVWETGLAFESAKHFRKALTSFDSRTKDFVVKNYNVVHKCNGTTKNKLVNSLYISERYKDRIICEPGIRIFELQNLVRKELEVYIGRTVARKARSIVLKQIMGDNVEEFKRILDYRVELLRTNPGSTCVVRLSEENFEGGVKRFQSFYICFDAMKKAFKDGCRREIGLDGCFLKGVSKRQMLVAVCKDGNNQMLPLAWVVVEVENAFTWRWFVNILRHDLELRDGTGLTTLSDMQKGLDIAIKDLLPNAEQRMCARHEFQQNLDHMEKLGYVINGDLLYYDIDRWSKVYFKYLSCCDSVDNNMAESFNSWIFGPRHKTIITMLEEIRVKMMIRARQLREFSETWIANINPMALKVLQENTSKSMKCTLEWNGEYGFEVKDSWGNKFIVNLNSNTCTCRSWMLKGTPCCHAIAAPHFRKLEPIYYVAHWYTKDTYLKIYNSFIQPVTNMAM